In one window of Macaca thibetana thibetana isolate TM-01 chromosome 5, ASM2454274v1, whole genome shotgun sequence DNA:
- the SLC25A4 gene encoding ADP/ATP translocase 1, whose amino-acid sequence MGDHAWSFLKDFLAGGVAAAVSKTAVAPIERVKLLLQVQHASKQISAEKQYKGIIDCVVRIPKEQGFLSFWRGNLANVIRYFPTQALNFAFKDKYKQLFLGGVDRHKQFWRYFAGNLASGGAAGATSLCFVYPLDFARTRLAADVGKGAAQREFHGLGDCIIKIFKSDGLRGLYQGFNVSVQGIIIYRAAYFGVYDTAKGMLPDPKNVHIFVSWMIAQSVTAVAGLVSYPFDTVRRRMMMQSGRKGADIMYTGTVDCWRKIAKDEGAKAFFKGAWSNVLRGMGGAFVLVLYDEIKKYV is encoded by the exons ATGGGTGATCACGCTTGGAGCTTCCTAAAGGACTTCCTGGCCGGTGGTGTCGCCGCTGCAGTCTCCAAGACCGCGGTCGCCCCCATCGAGAGGGTCAAACTGCTGCTGCAG GTCCAGCATGCCAGCAAACAGATCAGTGCCGAGAAGCAGTACAAAGGGATCATTGATTGTGTGGTGAGAATCCCCAAGGAGCAGGGCTTTCTCTCCTTCTGGAGGGGTAACCTGGCCAACGTGATCCGTTACTTCCCCACCCAAGCTCTCAACTTCGCCTTCAAGGACAAGTACAAGCAGCTCTTCTTAGGGGGTGTGGATCGGCATAAGCAGTTCTGGCGCTACTTTGCTGGTAACCTGGCATCTGGTGGGGCCGCTGGGGCCACCTCCCTTTGCTTTGTCTACCCGCTGGACTTTGCTAGGACCAGGTTGGCTGCCGACGTGGGCAAGGGTGCCGCCCAGCGTGAGTTCCATGGTCTGGGCGACTGTATCATCAAGATCTTCAAGTCTGATGGCCTGAGGGGTCTCTACCAAGGTTTCAACGTCTCTGTCCAAGGCATCATTATCTACAGAGCTGCCTACTTCGGAGTCTATGATACTGCCAAGG GGATGCTGCCTGACCCCAAGAACGTGCACATTTTTGTGAGCTGGATGATTGCCCAGAGTGTGACGGCAGTCGCAGGGCTGGTGTCCTACCCCTTCGACACTGTTCGTCGTAGGATGATGATGCAGTCCGGCCGGAAAGGGG CTGATATTATGTACACGGGGACAGTTGACTGCTGGAGGAAGATTGCAAAAGATGAAGGAGCCAAGGCCTTCTTCAAAGGTGCCTGGTCCAATGTGTTGAGAGGCATGGGTGGTGCTTTTGTATTGGTGTTGTATGATGAGATCAAAAAGTATGTCTAA